The DNA region TGAACATGGGTGTGACAATGCTATAGAACAAGGAGATCATTTTATCCTGGTCTGGTGAATGGCTTACGCCAGGTCTCATGTACATGAACATAGCAGTTCCATAAAACAATGCTACCACAGTCATGTGGGAGGCACACGTAGAGAAAGCTTTAGACCGGCCTTGTGTGGAGCGAATCTTCAAGATGGTTATTAGAATGTGGACATATGTGATCAATATAAAGGAGAAGGGACACAAAAGAATGAGGACAGCAATGACAAACACAATGATTTCATTAATATGAGTGTCAGCACACACAAGTTTTAGCAGAACCACGATGTCACAGGAAAAGTGGTTAATGACATTTGGGCCACAATAAGGCATGTGGAGAGTATTGATTACATGCACCATTGCAAAGaggaagccaaagagccaggctgATAAAGCCAACTTGATGCAGACTTTCTGGTTCATCATGAGGGTGTAGCGCAGAGGGTAACATATGGCCACAAAGCGATCATAGGCCATGATTGCAAGGAGGATACACTCAGTAATGGCCAGGCCAAAGAAAAAGTAGATCTGAACACCACAACCAGCAAATGAAATGGTCTTCTTTGGGAACCACAAATTGGTTAATAACTGAGGAAGGACAGTAGTTGTGTAGCAGATGTCTACAAAGGAGAGGTTACTTAAGAAAAAGTACATGGGGGTGTGGAGTTGAGGATCCAGCCAAATGAGCATCAGGATGATCACATTGCCTGTTAATGTGATGCTGTAGACAATCACAAACATCCCAAAGAGAACAAAGCGGGTCTTCAGGTCACTGGTAAGACCCACGAAGAAAAATTCTGTCACTGTTGTTTGATTCGCCATCTCTTCCTCCACTGCAATGGAAGAAACAGCTTCTCCTGTAAAATACAATGGCTTATCTTAGCAAGTATATTAATCAATGAGAGATCCTATTAGAATTTACTGCATTTGTTCACTTATATTAAAGCCAAAGAAGTAAGATTTTTTCAGCAACTCTGGTTTTCTTCATTCCTGCAAATATTACTGGAATAATTCCTACACAGCAGTATATTGTTACAAAATTTCAGTTtttgttattctatttatttgtatattaaaTTCATAAATTAGATTCCTCATCACAATGAGCTCAGAGTGATATTTTGCAAGAATGTAATTCaaattactaataaaaataaggaataaaTTGAGGGCATAAGGCATAAAGTTTTAAAAGGAGACAAAGtggagccaaaataaaatacactTGTAGCAAAGTGATTATACAAATATCTGAATTATTATTAGCCAAAATTAACAAGATCCTTAAAGACAACTTGTAAGGGTCATGTGAATACATTCAGCTGAAGTATCATAGATAAACTGTGAAGTTCCTTCCAAGCAAGTATGATCAGAAAGTTGAGAGACATGGTGAAACTGTGGCCATTCCCACAATAGTAACTTTTGTCATTTTCTAGAATCATCCAACTGTTGTGCCAATCTAAAAGTAATCAGGACTGGCCCTACATCACTTCAGTGATGTTGGGCTGATGAAGTGCTTTAATTTCCTAATGAGGAAGCAGCCTAaactaatttaataataaattagaatAACAATATAAccaatattgcaatattttaatgcaaatgtaatattttatatattgtaaataatataaataataatacataagAGAGAATACCTTATCAGGTATGACAAATTTGCAATTGAAAGCGAGCAGAAATTTAGGCATCAATCTTGGCATCAGGAGAATGCAATTCCTAGACAACATCAAAGATAGCATTTCTTATTTTTGTGCTCTCCAAATGTGGTAGGAGCACAATTTTCAGAATTCCTAGTCAAAGTTCCCAATATATCAGCACTGGAAAGCAACTTTGCTTTTCATTAGATCCCCATTATCTATCTTTAGGAATAACATGGAAAAATTGAGCAATTTGGCTTCCTGAAATGTGTTTACCTAAAGTTAGATCAAGTGTTCAATTCACAAATACACTcccctacttacttacttatttatttacttgcttgcttactttacatatttaaaatatttattaccaCTCTCATTGTTTTCATATTGCTGTCATCATTAGCATCAGAAAATGCTTCCTTTTTTGAATTACTAACAAATTGGGAATCAAAGGCCTTTGTGCATCAGCTTCCAACAACATTGGACCAGCATGAATGAAATACTCCCCAATCTGCTGCAGACCTAAAATAGTTCCATTACATAAGGAttaaccccccctccctatttttcctacataaaataaatacaacttgAATGTACAAGTGACAAGACACTAATCAAACCTAGTGCTATTCTGTTGTGTTGAATTACAAGATTCACCATCCTCACTCAGCATGGTCAGGAGAAAAATGCCGTCCAATAGATCTGGGAAATATTAGAGAGGGAAGGGAATGCTAGTTTAGTACAGTTTTAGTAATGGCTTCTTAGAAAATCCTTATATTACAAATTTTCAAATTATTATCTCTAGCCAGTCTTGGATTACAATAAATATCTGCACCTTTAAAAAATTGCTTCCTCTATAGTTTTCAGCTATGAAAAAAACAATAGTAGCTTTTTCTTTACTTACCCAGATTAGTAATGATTaaaagaaatggataaaatgattCTGTTGTGGGTAATGTGGTACTGAGTCCACCTCTTGCGACTAAACCTCTTTGATTCAACTATGTGCAGCATTTCTGAAGCCAAAGGAGCATGGctttggctcacggagagatgttcctctatcaaggtagataactatatgaaattgctacaacaggtatctaaagatatgactaattggagtagcaaacaattgtctctgatgggcaggattgcgacagtcaagacatatgtattaccaaaatttttgtttttgtttcaaacagcaccaactaaattggacaaatttttttaaaaatctttggagacaatagtgacacagtttatatggcaaggcaagaaagcacgaatcaaag from Thamnophis elegans isolate rThaEle1 chromosome 3, rThaEle1.pri, whole genome shotgun sequence includes:
- the LOC116505392 gene encoding olfactory receptor 2A12-like isoform X2, encoding MKTMRMANQTTVTEFFFVGLTSDLKTRFVLFGMFVIVYSITLTGNVIILMLIWLDPQLHTPMYFFLSNLSFVDICYTTTVLPQLLTNLWFPKKTISFAGCGVQIYFFFGLAITECILLAIMAYDRFVAICYPLRYTLMMNQKVCIKLALSAWLFGFLFAMVHVINTLHMPYCGPNVINHFSCDIVVLLKLVCADTHINEIIVFVIAVLILLCPFSFILITYVHILITILKIRSTQGRSKAFSTCASHMTVVALFYGTAMFMYMRPGVSHSPDQDKMISLFYSIVTPMFNPMIYSLRNKEVKGALVKVLQRCNVCHGT
- the LOC116505392 gene encoding olfactory receptor 2A12-like isoform X1 — encoded protein: MANQTTVTEFFFVGLTSDLKTRFVLFGMFVIVYSITLTGNVIILMLIWLDPQLHTPMYFFLSNLSFVDICYTTTVLPQLLTNLWFPKKTISFAGCGVQIYFFFGLAITECILLAIMAYDRFVAICYPLRYTLMMNQKVCIKLALSAWLFGFLFAMVHVINTLHMPYCGPNVINHFSCDIVVLLKLVCADTHINEIIVFVIAVLILLCPFSFILITYVHILITILKIRSTQGRSKAFSTCASHMTVVALFYGTAMFMYMRPGVSHSPDQDKMISLFYSIVTPMFNPMIYSLRNKEVKGALVKVLQRCNVCHGT